A window from Candidatus Krumholzibacteriota bacterium encodes these proteins:
- a CDS encoding glycosyltransferase family 9 protein translates to MDGPDLLSARAPRILVTRLRYLGDVILSIPAVDALRECRPDADIHYLAERPHHEILESHPFLDGVIPLDPGIAGTMRAVRILRRMRFDAAIDLFYNPRSANLLRLAGIPVRVGGGRRWRRRLYTHVVAKPPADPSAVSHHLRFVEALGCAAAWRLPRVHLREEERLGGARLLERTIGGGGEGPVIAVHPGGTWPAKRWPPERFAELARLAGCALDARILVVAGPGEEQIAREAAGTEGAVLPLQPIRTLAAVLSACDAVVCNDGGVMHLAVALGVPTVGIFGPTEPEIWFPYEGKGPFRLVTHRVACAPCHRHECDDRRCLDGIGPDEVFSALEEVAR, encoded by the coding sequence ATGGACGGTCCTGATCTCCTCTCGGCGCGCGCACCCCGCATCCTCGTCACGCGCCTCCGGTATCTCGGGGACGTGATACTCTCGATTCCCGCCGTCGACGCGCTCAGGGAGTGCCGGCCCGACGCTGACATCCATTACCTCGCGGAGCGTCCGCACCACGAGATACTCGAAAGCCATCCGTTTCTCGACGGCGTCATACCGCTCGATCCGGGAATCGCCGGGACGATGCGGGCCGTGCGGATCCTCCGGCGGATGCGCTTCGACGCGGCCATCGACCTCTTCTACAACCCGCGCAGCGCGAACCTCCTCCGTCTCGCCGGCATTCCCGTGCGAGTCGGCGGGGGGAGGCGGTGGCGGCGCAGGTTGTACACGCACGTCGTCGCGAAGCCGCCCGCCGATCCGAGCGCGGTGTCGCACCATCTCCGGTTCGTCGAGGCGCTCGGCTGCGCAGCCGCGTGGCGCCTGCCGCGCGTCCATCTCCGCGAAGAGGAGCGCCTGGGGGGGGCGAGGCTTCTCGAACGCACGATCGGCGGCGGGGGGGAGGGGCCGGTGATCGCCGTCCATCCCGGGGGGACGTGGCCCGCGAAGCGATGGCCGCCGGAGCGGTTCGCCGAGCTCGCCCGCCTGGCAGGTTGCGCGCTCGATGCGCGGATTCTCGTCGTCGCCGGACCGGGAGAGGAACAAATCGCACGCGAGGCTGCGGGAACGGAGGGCGCGGTGCTGCCACTCCAGCCGATCAGGACGCTCGCCGCCGTTCTCTCGGCCTGCGACGCGGTCGTCTGCAACGACGGCGGCGTGATGCACCTCGCCGTGGCTCTCGGGGTGCCGACCGTCGGCATCTTCGGCCCCACCGAACCGGAGATCTGGTTTCCCTACGAGGGGAAGGGCCCCTTCCGGCTCGTCACGCACCGCGTCGCCTGCGCACCATGCCACCGCCACGAATGCGACGATCGCCGCTGCCTCGACGGGATCGGCCCGGACGAGGTCTTCTCGGCGCTCGAGGAAGTCGCACGGTGA
- a CDS encoding glycosyltransferase: protein MTGGDPELVFFGAFDPAYPRNAIIREGWRRTGRRASECRTDVKRKAPTRYPALLWQFLSGNHRGGVIFVPDFRHKDVPLAWLIARLAGRRLVFDPLVSRWETRVLDRGDATAGSMQAGHNRNIDRLSFQLSDLVLADTDAHGNFFAREYGLPDGRVRTLYLGFDDRLFPPAPPPEANGTLRVLFYGSYLPLHGVPTIVEAAAAVANEDIRVTLVGGGQTHDETKRLAERLRAPIRFLDAVPDTALAGLIARADVVLGVFGTTPKASLVVPNKVYQALGVGRAVVTASNPAVGEIFRDGEHLLAVSAGDARALAGALRLLAADRGRARALAEAGGRYVRERFNPGRIADDLSALLREGGIR, encoded by the coding sequence ATGACCGGCGGCGATCCGGAACTGGTCTTCTTCGGCGCGTTCGATCCCGCCTACCCGCGGAACGCGATCATCCGCGAGGGGTGGCGCCGGACGGGGCGGCGGGCGAGCGAGTGCCGGACGGACGTCAAACGGAAGGCGCCCACGCGCTATCCCGCGCTCCTCTGGCAATTCCTGTCCGGGAATCACCGCGGCGGCGTGATCTTCGTCCCCGATTTCCGCCACAAGGACGTGCCGCTCGCGTGGCTCATCGCCCGCCTCGCCGGCCGCCGGCTCGTCTTCGATCCGCTCGTCTCCCGGTGGGAGACGCGCGTCCTCGACCGGGGTGACGCCACCGCGGGCTCGATGCAGGCCGGGCACAACCGGAACATCGACCGCCTCTCCTTCCAGCTCTCCGATCTCGTACTCGCCGATACCGACGCGCACGGAAATTTCTTTGCACGCGAGTACGGGCTGCCGGACGGCCGGGTGCGCACCCTCTATCTGGGCTTCGACGACCGTCTCTTCCCGCCGGCACCGCCGCCGGAAGCGAACGGGACGCTCCGCGTCCTCTTCTATGGATCCTACCTGCCGCTGCACGGCGTGCCGACGATCGTGGAGGCCGCGGCCGCCGTGGCAAACGAGGACATCCGCGTGACGCTCGTGGGCGGCGGGCAGACGCACGATGAGACGAAAAGACTCGCCGAACGCCTGCGGGCGCCGATCCGGTTCCTCGACGCGGTGCCGGACACGGCGCTCGCCGGGCTGATCGCCCGGGCAGACGTCGTCCTCGGCGTCTTCGGGACGACACCGAAGGCGTCGCTCGTCGTCCCGAACAAGGTCTACCAGGCGCTCGGCGTCGGCCGGGCCGTCGTGACGGCGTCGAACCCGGCTGTCGGGGAGATCTTCCGAGACGGCGAGCATCTGCTCGCCGTCTCGGCGGGGGACGCGCGCGCTCTCGCCGGCGCCCTCCGGCTTCTCGCCGCCGATCGCGGGAGGGCGCGCGCTCTCGCCGAGGCGGGGGGGCGGTACGTGCGGGAGCGGTTCAATCCCGGACGGATCGCCGACGACCTCTCGGCACTGCTCCGCGAAGGGGGGATCAGGTGA
- a CDS encoding glycosyltransferase family 2 protein, whose translation MGLDRVSLVVITRDEEENIARCIESAAGVGETIVVDSHSGDQTREIARSLGATVLERDFVSNADQKNWAIERTSGEWVLILDADERLTPALRDEIARSVDDPRGADGWYIRRRNDFLGRRIDHCGWGRDRVLRLFRRGAGRYPERAVHERFRLDGEARLLVEPMLHSPYRDMADYLDRMRSYSLRGAAELHGRGASWFPAILLRPAWRFMRMYVVQLGFLDGAAGLVLCGAAAAGVFFKYAALRELGRRDAAGADR comes from the coding sequence ATGGGACTCGACCGTGTATCGCTCGTCGTCATCACGCGCGACGAGGAAGAGAACATCGCCCGCTGCATCGAGAGCGCGGCGGGGGTCGGCGAGACGATCGTCGTCGATTCGCACAGCGGCGACCAAACGAGGGAGATCGCCCGTTCCCTCGGCGCCACGGTCCTCGAACGGGACTTCGTGTCGAACGCCGACCAGAAGAACTGGGCGATCGAACGCACGAGCGGGGAGTGGGTGCTGATCCTCGACGCGGACGAGCGACTCACCCCGGCGCTTCGCGACGAGATCGCCCGGTCCGTCGACGATCCCCGCGGTGCGGACGGGTGGTACATCCGCCGTCGAAACGACTTTCTCGGGCGCCGGATCGATCACTGCGGCTGGGGGCGCGACCGCGTCCTGCGCCTCTTCAGGCGGGGCGCGGGGCGCTATCCCGAGCGGGCCGTCCACGAGCGGTTCCGTCTCGACGGCGAGGCGCGCCTGCTCGTCGAGCCGATGCTGCATTCGCCCTACCGCGACATGGCCGACTATCTCGACCGGATGCGCAGCTACAGTCTCCGCGGCGCGGCGGAACTGCACGGGCGCGGCGCCTCCTGGTTCCCCGCGATCCTCCTTCGTCCCGCGTGGCGTTTCATGCGCATGTACGTCGTGCAGCTCGGCTTCCTCGACGGCGCCGCCGGCCTGGTGCTCTGCGGCGCGGCGGCGGCCGGCGTCTTCTTCAAGTACGCCGCGCTCCGGGAACTGGGGCGCCGCGATGCGGCGGGAGCGGATCGATGA
- a CDS encoding adenylyltransferase/cytidyltransferase family protein — MRVKDRLYRDVEKLARDLDEKRRRGARVVLANGCFDILHVGHVRYLEEAAALGDLLVVAVNDDDSTRGLKGDGRPVMPGEERAELLLALRCVDRCLLFGAPTVDEIIRILRPDIHAKGTDYTVDTVPEIESARAVGTRTVITGDRKSHASRDVIRKVRGDGRS, encoded by the coding sequence ATGCGGGTGAAGGATCGTCTCTACCGCGACGTCGAAAAGCTCGCGCGGGATCTCGACGAAAAACGCCGTCGGGGCGCACGCGTCGTCCTCGCGAACGGCTGTTTCGACATACTCCACGTCGGGCACGTGCGCTACCTCGAGGAGGCCGCCGCTCTCGGCGACCTGCTCGTCGTCGCCGTCAACGACGACGATTCGACGCGCGGCCTGAAGGGCGACGGACGACCGGTGATGCCCGGGGAGGAGCGGGCGGAGCTCCTTCTCGCCCTGCGATGCGTCGACCGGTGTCTTCTCTTCGGCGCGCCGACCGTCGATGAGATCATCCGGATTTTGCGGCCGGACATCCATGCGAAGGGAACGGACTACACGGTCGACACGGTTCCCGAGATCGAGTCCGCGCGGGCCGTCGGGACGCGCACGGTCATCACCGGCGACCGGAAAAGCCACGCGAGCAGGGACGTCATCAGGAAGGTGCGCGGCGATGGACGGTCCTGA
- a CDS encoding DUF3108 domain-containing protein, whose product MMRDGNTVRAAAWRAALIAAILVAVIAVLDSGQVRADESALDGYEIVQPLPERVPWGEGEYLLFSIQYGLIYAGDATLEVRNIAVLPDSQPSYHVVSIARTNKAFDVVFKVRDRHESFIHWDDLYSLRFVKHLREGRFSRDGRVDFDQRNHLAVSGGTTVGIPPNTHDFLSALYYMRTIPIEPGQAVFLPNHTNGKNYPIYVKVTGRERVSVPAGEFDCLVVEPVLETSSIFEHKGKLTIWMTDDTVRMPVLLRSKVIVGAFEAVLKEFTLSTEAPRVLGRAESGGDGR is encoded by the coding sequence ATGATGAGAGATGGAAACACGGTACGCGCCGCGGCATGGCGCGCGGCGCTGATCGCGGCGATCCTCGTGGCGGTCATTGCCGTCCTCGATTCCGGACAGGTACGGGCCGATGAATCGGCGCTCGACGGCTACGAGATCGTCCAGCCGCTGCCCGAGCGTGTGCCCTGGGGCGAGGGGGAATACCTGCTCTTCTCTATCCAGTACGGACTGATCTATGCGGGCGACGCGACGCTCGAAGTGCGGAACATCGCCGTCCTCCCGGACAGCCAGCCCAGCTATCACGTCGTTTCGATCGCCCGGACAAACAAGGCCTTCGACGTCGTCTTCAAGGTGCGCGACCGGCACGAGTCCTTCATACACTGGGACGACCTCTACTCGCTCCGATTCGTCAAGCATCTGCGGGAAGGGCGGTTCAGCCGCGACGGGCGGGTCGATTTCGACCAGCGGAACCATCTCGCCGTCTCCGGCGGCACGACCGTGGGGATCCCGCCCAACACGCATGATTTCCTTTCCGCGCTCTACTACATGCGGACGATACCGATCGAGCCGGGACAGGCCGTCTTCCTGCCGAATCACACGAACGGCAAGAACTATCCCATCTACGTGAAGGTGACCGGACGCGAGCGGGTGAGCGTGCCGGCGGGGGAGTTCGACTGCCTCGTCGTCGAGCCGGTGCTCGAGACGTCGTCGATCTTCGAGCACAAGGGCAAGTTGACAATCTGGATGACCGATGATACCGTCCGCATGCCCGTCCTCCTCCGCTCCAAGGTGATCGTCGGGGCGTTCGAGGCGGTGCTCAAGGAGTTTACACTGTCAACGGAAGCGCCGCGCGTCCTCGGGCGCGCAGAAAGCGGCGGCGATGGCCGGTAA
- a CDS encoding glycosyltransferase produces the protein MKALLAGSESGWRGGEHQTLLLAIGLRKRGIDVTIAAPGRSALAARAATAGIPVVHLSFETVPLWTPLRLADVCRRRGIDILHAQTSRAHTHCGIASRLRAGGAALVVSRRTAFPVSRGVSRALKYRRWADHYLPISAAAALALEEAGVPRERMTIVPSGIETARFAGLHQDGRERKRRGLDGRFVVGTVAAPTPEKGLDVLAAAAAILGPAAGGKTAGRIAFLVRATAAFAPTAGIARIDPGEMPIERFLALLDAYVVPSRAEGLSTALMAAVAAGLPVAGSRVGGIPEVAGEDHAILVPPGDPAALAGAIAALADDDGMRRRFAARAGERAGEFDISRTVEKTIAVYERLLASAGRRLR, from the coding sequence GTGAAAGCGCTGCTCGCCGGAAGCGAATCGGGCTGGCGGGGCGGCGAGCACCAGACGCTGCTCCTCGCGATCGGACTCCGAAAGCGGGGGATCGACGTCACGATCGCTGCGCCGGGGCGATCGGCGCTGGCCGCGCGGGCGGCGACGGCGGGCATACCGGTCGTCCACCTTTCCTTCGAGACGGTCCCGCTGTGGACCCCGCTCAGACTCGCCGACGTCTGCCGCCGCCGCGGGATCGACATCCTGCACGCGCAGACCTCGCGCGCCCATACGCACTGCGGCATCGCGAGCCGTCTCCGCGCCGGCGGCGCGGCGCTCGTCGTGAGCCGCCGGACGGCCTTCCCCGTATCGCGCGGCGTCTCCCGGGCGCTCAAGTACCGCCGGTGGGCCGATCACTACCTGCCGATCTCCGCCGCCGCAGCCCTCGCGCTCGAAGAGGCGGGCGTGCCGCGGGAACGCATGACGATCGTTCCGAGCGGGATCGAGACGGCGCGATTCGCCGGCCTCCATCAGGACGGGCGTGAACGAAAGCGACGCGGCCTCGACGGTCGCTTCGTCGTCGGCACGGTCGCCGCCCCGACGCCTGAAAAGGGGCTCGACGTCCTCGCGGCCGCGGCCGCGATCCTCGGTCCGGCGGCGGGGGGGAAGACGGCCGGGAGAATCGCATTCCTCGTCCGGGCGACGGCGGCGTTCGCCCCGACCGCGGGGATCGCGCGGATCGATCCCGGCGAGATGCCGATCGAGCGATTCCTCGCACTTCTCGACGCGTATGTCGTTCCGTCCAGGGCGGAAGGGTTGTCGACGGCGCTGATGGCGGCCGTGGCCGCGGGGCTTCCCGTGGCGGGAAGCCGCGTCGGCGGCATACCGGAAGTCGCCGGCGAGGACCACGCGATCCTCGTTCCGCCGGGGGATCCCGCGGCCCTGGCCGGGGCGATCGCCGCTCTCGCCGACGACGACGGGATGCGGCGTCGCTTCGCCGCGAGGGCCGGGGAGCGGGCCGGGGAGTTCGACATTTCGCGCACCGTCGAGAAGACCATTGCCGTCTACGAACGGCTGCTCGCCTCCGCCGGGCGTCGATTGCGATGA
- a CDS encoding glycosyltransferase family 9 protein — translation MTGRRSPVDLGRIGPVDRILVVRLKAMGDIALSLPIVWALRERFPRARIDYLVGARYAGALDGDTGLDEVIPLEGAAPRQARLAARLRRRRYDVAIDLLSSPRSAVLTLLSGAHLRIGMDVGRHNWCFHRVLPRALLDGHGAIVRQYTLESNREYARMIGLGDPGPGPDPRGWRSGLAPGFPAAETERAWAGEWTGSLGERAGRLCGIVPGATYVEKSWPVERFVELAGRIPGELGLVPLVFWGPGEEAVAGQVAAASPAALMAPPASIPRLGAIVGRCRVVVGIDSGPKHLAVLQGVPTVTLFGPTDPRVWDPMTGRHRVLGGPERGRGGGKQPAARRIDEIAVDEVIGELRLALGAETDAGGGR, via the coding sequence ATGACCGGCAGACGTTCGCCCGTCGATCTCGGCCGCATCGGACCGGTCGACCGGATCCTCGTCGTGCGTCTCAAGGCGATGGGGGACATCGCGCTCTCCCTGCCGATCGTCTGGGCCCTCCGGGAGCGCTTTCCCCGGGCGCGAATCGATTACCTGGTCGGCGCCCGGTACGCGGGCGCCCTCGACGGCGACACCGGTCTCGACGAGGTCATTCCGCTCGAGGGCGCGGCGCCGCGGCAGGCGCGACTCGCCGCGCGGCTCCGGCGAAGGCGGTACGACGTGGCGATCGACCTGCTCTCCTCGCCGAGGAGCGCCGTCCTCACGCTCCTCTCGGGGGCGCACCTGAGGATCGGGATGGACGTGGGGCGGCACAACTGGTGTTTCCACCGCGTCCTTCCCCGCGCGCTACTGGACGGGCACGGCGCGATCGTCAGGCAATACACGCTCGAATCGAACCGCGAGTACGCGCGGATGATCGGCCTGGGCGATCCCGGTCCGGGGCCGGATCCGCGCGGATGGCGCTCGGGGCTCGCCCCGGGATTCCCCGCGGCCGAGACCGAGCGGGCGTGGGCCGGGGAATGGACCGGTTCGCTCGGCGAGCGGGCCGGGCGGCTCTGCGGCATCGTGCCGGGAGCGACCTACGTCGAGAAGTCATGGCCGGTCGAGCGGTTCGTCGAGCTCGCCGGGCGCATCCCGGGCGAACTGGGACTCGTTCCGCTCGTTTTCTGGGGACCGGGGGAAGAGGCGGTCGCCGGGCAGGTCGCCGCGGCGTCGCCCGCGGCCCTGATGGCCCCGCCGGCCTCGATTCCGCGCCTCGGCGCGATCGTCGGCCGCTGCCGCGTGGTCGTCGGCATCGATTCGGGGCCGAAGCACCTCGCCGTTCTCCAGGGGGTGCCGACGGTGACCCTCTTCGGGCCGACCGACCCGCGCGTCTGGGATCCGATGACCGGCAGGCACCGGGTCCTCGGGGGCCCCGAACGCGGCCGGGGCGGGGGCAAACAGCCGGCGGCGCGAAGGATCGACGAAATCGCCGTCGACGAGGTGATCGGCGAACTGCGGCTCGCTCTCGGGGCGGAAACCGACGCAGGAGGTGGCCGGTGA
- the waaF gene encoding lipopolysaccharide heptosyltransferase II has product MAPNWLGDAVMATPILAVLQETGNGRSVTVGCRSYVSEIFRRHPAIDRMIVYDGDGKLSGAARALRRGRPANGWSNCIVLPPSFAAALAARLCGAGGRVGFGGAGRSLLLSRAVGKTDRGEHLSRSYVRLAEAATGRRARKIPLPVVVPPEDWRATVARNGLDRPYLAVAAGAAYGSAKRWPVKRFAAVAARAATRGFVAVALGTAGDAEALDAIAAAGGGTSLAGTLDAAGLVAVLRGAACVLGNDSGPVHIAAAMGRPTVAVFGSTSPAWTAPRGRRARVVRADLECSPCFRRECPDGEPACLDSISVDEVAGAVDAAIEEDTDE; this is encoded by the coding sequence ATGGCGCCGAACTGGCTCGGGGACGCCGTGATGGCCACGCCGATTCTCGCCGTCCTCCAGGAGACCGGAAACGGGCGATCCGTCACGGTCGGCTGCCGCTCATACGTCTCGGAGATCTTCCGCCGCCATCCGGCAATCGACCGGATGATCGTCTACGACGGAGACGGCAAGCTGTCCGGGGCCGCGAGGGCGCTTCGGCGCGGACGACCGGCGAACGGATGGAGCAACTGCATCGTGCTGCCCCCCTCCTTCGCGGCGGCGCTCGCGGCCAGGCTCTGCGGCGCCGGGGGCCGGGTCGGGTTCGGCGGCGCGGGGCGCTCCCTGCTTCTTTCCCGGGCGGTCGGGAAAACCGATCGGGGCGAGCATCTCTCCAGGTCCTACGTCCGCCTCGCGGAGGCGGCGACGGGAAGGAGGGCGCGAAAGATACCGCTTCCCGTCGTCGTGCCGCCCGAGGACTGGCGTGCGACGGTCGCGCGGAACGGGCTCGACAGGCCGTATCTCGCCGTGGCGGCGGGCGCGGCCTACGGATCCGCGAAGCGCTGGCCGGTGAAGCGGTTCGCGGCGGTCGCGGCGCGCGCCGCCACGCGGGGATTCGTCGCTGTCGCGCTCGGCACCGCGGGGGACGCGGAGGCGCTCGACGCGATCGCCGCCGCGGGCGGCGGGACGAGCCTCGCCGGAACGCTCGACGCGGCGGGGCTGGTCGCCGTGCTGCGGGGCGCCGCGTGCGTGCTCGGAAACGACAGCGGCCCCGTGCATATCGCCGCGGCGATGGGGCGGCCGACCGTCGCCGTCTTCGGCTCGACGAGCCCCGCATGGACGGCGCCGCGGGGGAGACGAGCCCGTGTCGTACGGGCCGATCTCGAGTGCTCCCCCTGCTTCCGGCGGGAATGTCCCGACGGCGAACCCGCCTGCCTCGACTCGATCTCCGTCGACGAGGTCGCCGGGGCGGTCGACGCGGCGATCGAGGAGGATACGGATGAGTGA
- a CDS encoding sugar kinase — MSEKGFDARRLAGILGRWRGKRIVVLGDLMIDEFVYGRTERVSREAPVVVVRYDGSGFSPGGAANAAQNVAALGGRAVPVGFVGGDERGPMLTGLLADSGVATRGILTLAGRFTTTKMRVMAGDYHAQRQQIVRVDREQDRSLSPREEARILARFRREAARAAAVVLSDYRQGLFTPRVIGEAIRFCRARAIPVVADSRFNLAAFRGVTTAVPNEVEAHAAAGTDAGRAPIDRAGRRLLSRLESDSLIVTRGRFGMSLFRRRRPRIDIAVVGSAEATDVTGAGDTVAATIALALAAEADVREGMALANAAASIVVMKRGTATASVGELADLLRELGVADK, encoded by the coding sequence ATGAGTGAGAAGGGATTCGATGCGCGGCGGCTTGCCGGCATCCTCGGGCGGTGGCGCGGCAAGCGGATCGTCGTTCTCGGCGACCTGATGATCGACGAGTTCGTGTACGGTCGCACCGAACGCGTATCGCGAGAGGCGCCGGTCGTCGTCGTACGCTACGACGGAAGCGGATTCTCGCCGGGCGGAGCGGCGAACGCCGCCCAGAACGTCGCCGCGCTCGGCGGACGGGCCGTGCCGGTCGGGTTCGTGGGCGGCGACGAGCGCGGGCCGATGCTCACCGGGTTGCTCGCCGATTCCGGGGTCGCCACGCGGGGGATCCTGACGCTGGCCGGGCGGTTCACGACCACGAAGATGCGCGTGATGGCGGGGGATTACCACGCGCAGCGGCAGCAGATCGTTCGCGTCGACCGGGAGCAGGACCGCTCCCTGTCGCCGCGCGAGGAGGCGCGGATTCTCGCCAGGTTCCGGCGCGAAGCCGCGAGGGCCGCGGCGGTCGTCCTCAGCGATTATCGCCAGGGACTCTTCACGCCACGGGTCATCGGCGAGGCGATCCGCTTCTGCCGCGCGCGCGCGATCCCCGTCGTCGCCGATTCGCGTTTCAACCTCGCGGCTTTCCGCGGGGTGACGACCGCGGTGCCGAACGAGGTCGAGGCGCACGCGGCGGCGGGAACCGACGCGGGACGGGCGCCGATCGACCGGGCGGGCCGGCGGCTCCTCTCCCGGCTCGAAAGCGACTCCCTGATCGTCACGCGGGGCAGGTTCGGGATGTCGCTCTTCCGCCGCCGCCGCCCGCGGATCGACATCGCCGTCGTCGGGAGCGCCGAGGCGACGGACGTGACCGGCGCGGGCGACACCGTCGCGGCGACGATCGCGCTCGCTCTCGCCGCCGAAGCGGATGTGCGGGAGGGGATGGCCCTGGCGAACGCCGCGGCGTCGATCGTCGTGATGAAGCGCGGCACCGCCACGGCGAGCGTCGGCGAGCTCGCCGATCTGCTTCGCGAACTCGGCGTGGCGGACAAGTGA
- a CDS encoding ABC transporter ATP-binding protein, whose amino-acid sequence MPEQRPGRLYIKLLRYLGPHWKRLVVLFVCTTVFASLSGVSLTLIPPFLNILFGTEPAIEQTTGEPGAEKAADRLVPDAVESRLDHLKQAARRFVYSGTQTERLARFCIIFFLLMVAKNLFGYVGTYLTLWLEQSILRTIRNDLYGRIQALPMAFFDLQRTGHLISRITNDVTSLRGVVVGGLASIVRNTLMTAIAVAIIFYTSWRLALLTIVLVPVNIGLIAIIGRKLRKGSRRAQESMADMTATLQETISGVRVVKAFGMEGFEREKFAFFNRKYWREYLKMRRFAELASPTSETLGMLAAVVILWYGGKLVIAGGIEPANLMMFIGAMLWVVTPIKNLSKLNSVIQEGLASAARVFEILEYETEDGEDGAREIGGVSEEIEYRDVCFSYGEGTPVLRDVSFRVRRGEVVALVGASGAGKSTVADLLPRFYRPTSGRVLIDGIDIADARLASLRSFMGIVTQETILFNDTVFNNIAYGVSSCPRADVERAARAANAHEFIEAMPCGYDTVIGDRGIQLSGGQRQRLAIARALLKDPQLLILDEATSSLDVESEALVQEAIDRLVRGRTTLVIAHRLSTIKNADRIVVLEDGRIKQVGTHEELIGADGIYRKLYRLQTGA is encoded by the coding sequence ATGCCGGAACAGCGTCCCGGACGTCTCTACATCAAACTCTTGCGTTATCTGGGACCGCACTGGAAACGCCTCGTCGTGCTCTTCGTCTGCACGACCGTCTTCGCCTCCCTGAGCGGGGTCTCGCTCACGCTGATTCCGCCCTTTCTCAACATCCTCTTCGGGACGGAGCCGGCGATCGAGCAGACGACCGGGGAGCCGGGGGCGGAGAAAGCGGCCGACCGACTCGTGCCCGACGCCGTCGAAAGCCGGCTCGACCACCTGAAACAGGCGGCCCGGCGCTTCGTCTACTCCGGCACGCAGACCGAGCGACTCGCCAGGTTCTGCATCATCTTCTTCCTGCTCATGGTGGCGAAGAACCTCTTCGGCTACGTGGGGACCTATCTCACGCTCTGGCTCGAGCAGTCGATCCTGCGGACGATACGAAACGATCTCTACGGCAGGATACAGGCGCTGCCGATGGCCTTCTTCGACCTCCAGCGGACGGGCCACCTGATCTCGCGGATCACGAACGACGTGACGAGCCTGCGGGGCGTCGTCGTCGGGGGGCTCGCCTCCATCGTCAGGAACACCCTGATGACGGCGATCGCCGTGGCGATCATCTTCTACACCTCCTGGCGCCTGGCGTTGCTGACGATCGTGCTCGTGCCGGTGAACATCGGTCTCATCGCGATCATCGGGCGCAAGCTCCGCAAGGGAAGCCGCCGCGCGCAGGAGAGCATGGCCGACATGACGGCGACGCTGCAGGAGACGATCTCGGGGGTCCGGGTGGTCAAGGCCTTCGGCATGGAGGGCTTCGAGCGGGAGAAGTTCGCATTCTTCAACCGGAAATACTGGCGCGAGTATCTCAAGATGCGGCGCTTCGCGGAACTCGCCTCGCCGACGAGCGAGACGCTCGGCATGCTCGCGGCCGTCGTCATACTCTGGTACGGGGGGAAGCTCGTCATCGCCGGCGGCATCGAACCGGCCAACCTCATGATGTTCATCGGGGCGATGCTCTGGGTCGTCACCCCGATCAAGAACCTCTCGAAGCTGAACAGCGTCATCCAGGAAGGCCTCGCCTCCGCCGCTCGCGTCTTCGAGATCCTCGAATACGAGACGGAAGACGGCGAGGACGGCGCCCGCGAGATCGGGGGCGTCTCGGAGGAAATCGAGTACCGGGACGTCTGCTTTTCCTACGGGGAGGGGACGCCGGTGCTGCGGGACGTGAGCTTCCGGGTTCGCCGGGGCGAGGTCGTCGCCCTCGTCGGCGCGAGCGGCGCGGGCAAGTCGACCGTCGCCGACCTGCTTCCCCGGTTCTACCGCCCGACGTCGGGTCGCGTGCTGATCGACGGGATCGACATCGCCGATGCCCGTCTCGCATCGCTCAGGTCGTTCATGGGGATCGTCACGCAGGAGACGATCCTCTTCAACGACACGGTGTTCAACAACATCGCCTACGGGGTCTCCTCCTGCCCGCGGGCCGACGTCGAGCGGGCCGCGCGCGCCGCCAACGCGCACGAATTCATCGAGGCGATGCCCTGCGGCTACGACACCGTCATCGGCGACCGCGGCATCCAGCTGTCCGGCGGCCAGCGGCAGCGCCTCGCGATCGCCCGGGCGCTGCTCAAGGATCCGCAGCTTCTGATTCTCGACGAGGCCACGAGCTCGCTGGACGTCGAGAGCGAGGCGCTCGTCCAGGAGGCGATCGACCGTCTCGTCAGGGGCAGGACGACGCTCGTCATCGCGCATCGACTCTCGACGATCAAGAATGCCGACCGGATCGTCGTTCTCGAAGATGGCCGCATCAAGCAGGTCGGCACGCACGAGGAGCTGATCGGTGCGGACGGGATATATCGCAAGCTCTACCGACTGCAGACCGGGGCGTGA